A stretch of Vigna angularis cultivar LongXiaoDou No.4 chromosome 4, ASM1680809v1, whole genome shotgun sequence DNA encodes these proteins:
- the LOC108332210 gene encoding protein DEFECTIVE IN MERISTEM SILENCING 3 isoform X2, with protein sequence MFPPSTPTASKELSARTNSLSIQGASSAMMQVDLNEDTVDAKEMQNGEILLAQSIMRHSQKLEDELRKLGEQIREHDNNINHLNSEKIKFDDSILHLQVTIGKSESSSMATAGNMDNQPSTNDEDVDKQILQYEKSAAGILCELKIRHGAQTSLLTSTKDIVGIVATLGKVEDDNLSRLFSEYLGVETMLAIVCRTYEGVQAIEIYDKEGCINKNCGLHGLGASIGRALDGRFLVICLESLRPYAGNHVVDDTQRKLDILNPRLPNGECPAGFLGFAVNMINIDNSNLFCVTPNGYGLRETLFYNLFSRLQVYKTRAEMIQALPCISEGALSLDGGIIRSCGAFSLGNREDIDVRFPRPERSMELDNHHGEIARQLKEVKWKKEKILEELKREQALLDTARLNFNRKKGDYLRYLAQSSSNATKAQTASDRFVSR encoded by the exons ATGTTTCCCCCGTCCACACCCACTGCTTCCAAAGAG CTCTCTGCTCGTACAAATTCATTATCCATCCAAGGGGCTTCTTCAGCAATGATGCAAGTGGATTTGAATGAAGACACTGTTGATGCAAAGGAAATGCAGAACGGAGAAATTCTACTAGCACAATCCATCATGCGACACTCCCAG AAACTAGAAGATGAACTACGCAAGTTAGGGGAACAAATTCGGGAGCATGACAACAACATAAATCATTTGAACTCTGAAAAAATCAAATTTGACGACTCCATTCTTCATTTGCAAG TTACTATTGGGAAATCAGAGTCTTCAAGTATGGCCACAGCTGGTAATATGGACAATCAACCCTCTACAAATGACGAGGATGTAGATAAACAAATACTGCAATATGAAAAATCCGCGGCTGGTATCTTGTGTGAGCTGAAGATTCGTCATGGAGCTCAGACTTCTCTTCTAACATCGACAAAGGACATTGTGGGTATTGTTGCTACTTTGGGAAAAGTTGAGGATGACAATCTTAGCAG ACTTTTCTCAGAGTATTTGGGAGTGGAGACTATGCTGGCAATTGTTTGTAGGACTTATGAAGGGGTTCAAGCTATTGAAATTTATGATAAAGAAGGCTGTATAAACAAAAATTGTGGACTTCATGGGCTAGGTGCTTCTATTGGAAGGGCTTTGGATGGTCGATTTCTAGTCATATGTCTTGAATCGCTGAG GCCTTATGCTGGTAATCATGTGGTTGATGATACACAACGGAAGCTGGATATTTTAAACCCAAGATTGCCTAATGGGGAGTGTCCAGCTGGATTTCTTGGCTTTGCAGTGAATATGATTAATATAGACAACTCAAACCTATTTTGTGTAACTCCCAATGGTTATGGTCTCCGAGAAACTCTTTTTTATAATCTCTTTTCTCGTCTGCAAGTATATAAGACAAGGGCTGAAATGATACAAGCACTTCCATGCATAAGTGAAGGAGCTCTTTCTTTGGATGGAGGAATAATTCGGAGCTGTGGTGCATTTTCCTTGGGCAATAG GGAAGATATTGATGTAAGATTCCCCCGACCAGAAAGATCAATGGAGCTTGATAACCATCACGGTGAAATTGCCAGACAATTGAAGGAAGTCaaatggaagaaagaaaagattctGGAGGAATTAAAAAGGGAGCAGGCGTTGTTGGACACGGCAAGGCTCAATTTCAACAGAAAGAAGGGTGATTATCTTAGGTATTTGGCGCAAAGTTCCTCAAATGCAACTAAG GCTCAAACTGCTTCTGACAGATTTGTTAGTAGATGA
- the LOC108332210 gene encoding protein DEFECTIVE IN MERISTEM SILENCING 3 isoform X1 yields MRHMVGGDDFATEKIEILSARTNSLSIQGASSAMMQVDLNEDTVDAKEMQNGEILLAQSIMRHSQKLEDELRKLGEQIREHDNNINHLNSEKIKFDDSILHLQVTIGKSESSSMATAGNMDNQPSTNDEDVDKQILQYEKSAAGILCELKIRHGAQTSLLTSTKDIVGIVATLGKVEDDNLSRLFSEYLGVETMLAIVCRTYEGVQAIEIYDKEGCINKNCGLHGLGASIGRALDGRFLVICLESLRPYAGNHVVDDTQRKLDILNPRLPNGECPAGFLGFAVNMINIDNSNLFCVTPNGYGLRETLFYNLFSRLQVYKTRAEMIQALPCISEGALSLDGGIIRSCGAFSLGNREDIDVRFPRPERSMELDNHHGEIARQLKEVKWKKEKILEELKREQALLDTARLNFNRKKGDYLRYLAQSSSNATKAQTASDRFVSR; encoded by the exons ATGAGACACATGGTTGGTGGTGATGATTTTGCAACAGAGAAGATAGAAATA CTCTCTGCTCGTACAAATTCATTATCCATCCAAGGGGCTTCTTCAGCAATGATGCAAGTGGATTTGAATGAAGACACTGTTGATGCAAAGGAAATGCAGAACGGAGAAATTCTACTAGCACAATCCATCATGCGACACTCCCAG AAACTAGAAGATGAACTACGCAAGTTAGGGGAACAAATTCGGGAGCATGACAACAACATAAATCATTTGAACTCTGAAAAAATCAAATTTGACGACTCCATTCTTCATTTGCAAG TTACTATTGGGAAATCAGAGTCTTCAAGTATGGCCACAGCTGGTAATATGGACAATCAACCCTCTACAAATGACGAGGATGTAGATAAACAAATACTGCAATATGAAAAATCCGCGGCTGGTATCTTGTGTGAGCTGAAGATTCGTCATGGAGCTCAGACTTCTCTTCTAACATCGACAAAGGACATTGTGGGTATTGTTGCTACTTTGGGAAAAGTTGAGGATGACAATCTTAGCAG ACTTTTCTCAGAGTATTTGGGAGTGGAGACTATGCTGGCAATTGTTTGTAGGACTTATGAAGGGGTTCAAGCTATTGAAATTTATGATAAAGAAGGCTGTATAAACAAAAATTGTGGACTTCATGGGCTAGGTGCTTCTATTGGAAGGGCTTTGGATGGTCGATTTCTAGTCATATGTCTTGAATCGCTGAG GCCTTATGCTGGTAATCATGTGGTTGATGATACACAACGGAAGCTGGATATTTTAAACCCAAGATTGCCTAATGGGGAGTGTCCAGCTGGATTTCTTGGCTTTGCAGTGAATATGATTAATATAGACAACTCAAACCTATTTTGTGTAACTCCCAATGGTTATGGTCTCCGAGAAACTCTTTTTTATAATCTCTTTTCTCGTCTGCAAGTATATAAGACAAGGGCTGAAATGATACAAGCACTTCCATGCATAAGTGAAGGAGCTCTTTCTTTGGATGGAGGAATAATTCGGAGCTGTGGTGCATTTTCCTTGGGCAATAG GGAAGATATTGATGTAAGATTCCCCCGACCAGAAAGATCAATGGAGCTTGATAACCATCACGGTGAAATTGCCAGACAATTGAAGGAAGTCaaatggaagaaagaaaagattctGGAGGAATTAAAAAGGGAGCAGGCGTTGTTGGACACGGCAAGGCTCAATTTCAACAGAAAGAAGGGTGATTATCTTAGGTATTTGGCGCAAAGTTCCTCAAATGCAACTAAG GCTCAAACTGCTTCTGACAGATTTGTTAGTAGATGA